From Streptomyces sp. NBC_00683, one genomic window encodes:
- a CDS encoding SWF or SNF family helicase, with the protein MKDTYGPERTFAALPAAHGRGFASSWWGQAWLKALEDTALDGQQLKKGRRLAREGRVGAVSVRPGRITAVVQDRDSTAYRSDVLLQQLSEADWDRFLDMASERSGHIAALLDREMPPHLVEDAAAAGVELLPGIGDLEPECSCEAWDHCPHTGALCYQVARLLDQDPFVLLLLRGRGERRLLDELQVRSAARAVREADGTDPEPDALTGQGLPRGVRADEAFAARDILPPLPPPPPLPAEPGLPPSLDSETDPVAGVDPSSLEVLAADSAVRAFAMLADALAEGHERQPVASGLTPEQDAVRLAAATRPDGQVSARLASASGRQRADLDAAVRAWRYGGTAALAVFDEEWLPGPEELARARAQLAAAWEEGEGPQLRAANNRWTATGSGAQLRYGRDGRWWPYRKERGRWLPAGPADDDPAGALAGALSDV; encoded by the coding sequence ATGAAGGACACCTACGGACCGGAGCGTACGTTCGCGGCCCTTCCGGCCGCACACGGCAGGGGATTCGCGTCGTCCTGGTGGGGACAGGCGTGGCTGAAGGCACTGGAGGACACGGCGCTGGACGGTCAACAGCTCAAGAAGGGCCGCAGACTGGCCCGCGAGGGCAGGGTCGGCGCGGTGTCCGTCCGGCCGGGCCGGATCACCGCGGTCGTGCAGGACCGCGACTCGACCGCGTACCGGAGTGATGTGCTCCTCCAGCAGCTGAGCGAGGCGGATTGGGACCGCTTCCTGGACATGGCGTCGGAGCGATCCGGGCACATCGCCGCGCTGCTGGACCGTGAGATGCCCCCTCATCTGGTGGAGGACGCGGCGGCAGCCGGGGTCGAGCTGCTGCCGGGGATCGGCGACCTGGAGCCCGAGTGCAGTTGCGAGGCGTGGGACCACTGTCCGCACACGGGAGCGCTGTGCTACCAGGTGGCGCGGCTCCTGGACCAGGACCCGTTCGTACTGCTGCTGCTGCGGGGACGTGGCGAACGGCGGCTGCTCGACGAGCTCCAGGTGCGCAGCGCCGCGCGTGCGGTCCGTGAGGCGGACGGTACGGACCCGGAGCCGGACGCCCTGACGGGTCAGGGTCTCCCGCGCGGAGTCCGGGCCGACGAGGCGTTCGCCGCGCGGGACATCCTGCCGCCCCTGCCCCCTCCCCCGCCGCTGCCCGCGGAACCGGGTCTGCCGCCGTCGCTGGACTCGGAGACGGATCCGGTGGCGGGCGTCGATCCCTCCTCTCTGGAGGTACTGGCGGCAGACAGCGCCGTACGGGCCTTCGCGATGCTGGCGGATGCCCTCGCCGAGGGTCACGAACGTCAGCCCGTGGCAAGCGGGCTGACGCCGGAACAGGACGCGGTGCGGCTGGCTGCCGCTACCCGGCCGGACGGGCAGGTGTCCGCCCGCCTCGCCTCGGCCTCGGGACGGCAGCGGGCGGACCTCGACGCCGCTGTGCGCGCATGGCGGTACGGCGGGACGGCGGCCCTGGCGGTGTTCGACGAGGAGTGGCTGCCGGGCCCGGAGGAGCTCGCGCGGGCCCGTGCGCAGCTGGCCGCCGCGTGGGAGGAGGGCGAGGGCCCGCAGCTGCGCGCCGCGAACAACCGCTGGACCGCGACGGGTTCCGGTGCGCAGTTGCGGTACGGGCGTGACGGGCGCTGGTGGCCGTACCGCAAGGAGCGGGGCCGGTGGCTTCCGGCCGGGCCGGCGGACGACGATCCGGCGGGCGCGCTGGCCGGGGCCCTGTCCGACGTCTGA
- a CDS encoding esterase-like activity of phytase family protein, with protein sequence MSARVVRRSLAVGLPLALLSTVCVAATAAGSQDGHGSGGRPERTARVTGSAVLGDVPLAAFSNGLLPGTVSDDRDVMLGGIGSDLFPTGRRGEFWTVTDRGPNGQIKVDGKKRRTFPVPGFDPAIVRIRVDGRRVEVVDSLPLTTRSGQAVTGLANQASRDEAPYTFDAQTPLAYNPNGLDTEGIVRAPDGSFWLVDEYGPSLVHVSSRGRVLTRYVPQGLQLEGADYRVVEALPGVLLHRKINRGFEGLALLPGGDLVLAVQSPLSLPDEDAGESSRNVRFLRFSTKKQKVTAEYAYRFDPVEVVDPGEDDTSELKISSVVAIGRDSLLVEERTDRSARLHRVTLPGGSGILGSVWDDPATSPAYEELDDPSASGVRVLRKTLVVDLGTVAGVPGKIEGVAVTGRDTLALINDNDFGMTDGAEAFDANGRLVDSGIETSVTLLKLPRPLTG encoded by the coding sequence ATGTCCGCGCGCGTTGTCCGTCGATCCCTTGCAGTCGGGCTGCCGCTCGCCCTGCTCTCCACGGTCTGTGTCGCGGCGACCGCGGCCGGTTCGCAGGACGGCCACGGATCCGGCGGCCGCCCCGAGCGCACGGCGCGGGTCACCGGCAGTGCGGTGCTCGGCGATGTACCGCTGGCCGCGTTCAGCAACGGCCTGCTGCCGGGAACGGTCTCCGACGACCGGGACGTGATGCTGGGCGGCATCGGCAGCGACCTCTTCCCGACGGGCCGCAGGGGCGAGTTCTGGACGGTGACGGACCGCGGTCCGAACGGTCAGATCAAGGTGGACGGCAAGAAGCGGCGCACCTTCCCCGTGCCGGGCTTCGACCCCGCGATCGTCAGGATCCGCGTCGACGGCCGGCGGGTCGAGGTGGTGGACTCCCTGCCGCTGACGACGCGTTCCGGCCAGGCGGTGACGGGGCTGGCGAACCAGGCGAGCCGCGACGAGGCCCCGTACACCTTCGACGCGCAGACACCTCTCGCGTACAACCCGAACGGGCTGGACACCGAGGGCATCGTCCGTGCGCCGGACGGTTCGTTCTGGCTGGTCGACGAGTACGGTCCGTCGCTCGTCCATGTCTCCTCGCGCGGCCGTGTCCTGACGCGTTACGTACCGCAGGGCCTGCAGCTCGAGGGCGCGGACTACCGCGTCGTCGAGGCGCTGCCCGGCGTGCTGCTGCACCGCAAGATCAACCGCGGTTTCGAGGGCCTGGCGCTGCTGCCCGGCGGGGACCTGGTGCTCGCGGTGCAGAGCCCGCTCTCGCTTCCGGACGAGGACGCGGGCGAGTCTTCCCGCAACGTGCGGTTCCTTCGCTTCTCGACGAAGAAGCAGAAGGTGACGGCGGAGTACGCCTACCGCTTCGACCCGGTCGAGGTAGTCGACCCGGGCGAGGACGACACGTCCGAACTGAAGATCTCCTCGGTCGTCGCGATCGGCCGCGACAGCCTGCTGGTGGAGGAGCGCACCGACAGGTCGGCCCGGCTCCACAGGGTGACGCTGCCCGGCGGTAGCGGCATCCTGGGCTCGGTGTGGGACGACCCGGCAACCTCGCCCGCGTACGAGGAGCTCGACGATCCCTCCGCATCCGGGGTGCGGGTGCTGCGCAAGACCTTGGTCGTCGACCTCGGCACGGTCGCGGGCGTGCCCGGCAAGATCGAGGGGGTGGCGGTCACGGGCCGCGACACCCTTGCGCTCATCAACGACAACGACTTCGGGATGACGGACGGCGCGGAGGCCTTCGACGCGAACGGCCGTCTGGTGGACAGCGGCATCGAGACCTCGGTGACCCTGCTCAAGCTGCCCCGACCGCTGACCGGTTGA
- a CDS encoding N-acetylmuramoyl-L-alanine amidase: MRRRRILQSAAVTAAAALLPASVRAAAVPTGDTDYPSAHWAPASPSNYTVSSRPSAYPVDFVVIHVAQETFADTIGIFQNPAKKVSAHYVVRSGDGYVAQCVREKDIAWHAGNWDHNTRSIGIEHEGWVDQPAYFTHAMYEQSARLTANICDRYGLTKDRAHIIGHHEVPGSDHTDPGVNWDWVRYIRLVNLL; this comes from the coding sequence ATGCGCCGCAGAAGGATTCTCCAGAGTGCAGCCGTCACAGCAGCCGCGGCCCTCTTACCGGCATCGGTCCGAGCAGCCGCCGTCCCCACCGGCGACACGGACTATCCCTCGGCCCACTGGGCTCCGGCTTCCCCTTCCAACTACACGGTGTCGAGCCGGCCTTCGGCGTATCCCGTCGACTTCGTCGTCATCCATGTCGCCCAGGAGACCTTCGCCGACACCATCGGCATCTTCCAGAATCCGGCCAAGAAGGTGTCGGCCCACTACGTGGTGCGCTCGGGGGACGGATACGTGGCCCAGTGCGTACGCGAGAAGGACATCGCCTGGCACGCGGGGAACTGGGACCACAACACCCGCAGCATCGGCATCGAGCACGAGGGCTGGGTGGATCAGCCTGCGTACTTCACGCACGCCATGTACGAGCAGTCGGCCAGGCTGACCGCGAACATCTGCGACCGCTACGGGCTTACCAAGGACCGTGCGCACATCATCGGTCACCACGAGGTTCCGGGCAGCGACCACACCGACCCCGGGGTCAACTGGGACTGGGTGCGCTACATACGGCTCGTCAACCTGCTGTGA
- a CDS encoding MFS transporter produces the protein MTESPANTSTLAESPTRGRGKGMALFVIASCQLMVVLDITIVNIALPHIQTSLGFSTESLSWVINAYTLTFGGLLLLGGRLGDILGRRRVFIFGVLLFVFASLLGGLSQDSWQLLAARALQGVGGAIASPTALSLITTTFREGPERNRAFGVFAAVSAGGSAIGLLAGGILVEWLDWRWVFFVNVPIGLLIALATPRYIRESERHPGHFDVLGALTSTIGMVLLVYGFIRASEDGWSDSLTIGSFLAALVFLGLFLAVESRSKQPITPLKMFRDRNRAGTYGMMLSLAAAMFGMFFFLTLFVQNILDFSPLQAGLAFLPISVVIAISAGIASQLLPRWGPKPFMVVGAILAALGLGWLTFTDIHSSYLGSILGPMLVFGFGMGMQFVSLTLMAVSGVAPREAGAASGVLNATQQVGGSLGLSILVTVFGTASRNEATDQVPSFLAESTPAQQLEFRRTGELPAPWGNEVLASGVSSAFVVAAIMAVVAALIALFVIQVRASDLERLRGGAMMPGGEVTGEEAPGEDRPDTDTAAGAPAPVRNRGGDADRDPGG, from the coding sequence ATGACGGAATCACCGGCGAATACCTCGACACTTGCCGAATCCCCGACGCGGGGCCGCGGCAAGGGGATGGCACTGTTCGTCATCGCTTCGTGCCAGCTGATGGTGGTTCTGGACATCACCATCGTCAACATCGCACTTCCCCACATCCAGACCTCGCTGGGCTTCTCGACCGAGAGCCTGTCCTGGGTCATCAACGCCTACACGCTGACCTTCGGCGGACTGCTCCTGCTCGGCGGTCGGCTGGGCGACATCCTCGGGCGCCGGAGAGTCTTCATCTTCGGCGTCCTCCTCTTCGTGTTCGCCTCGCTGCTGGGTGGACTCTCCCAGGATTCCTGGCAGTTGCTCGCAGCCCGTGCGCTGCAGGGCGTCGGCGGTGCGATCGCCTCCCCGACCGCGCTCTCGCTCATCACCACGACCTTCCGTGAAGGACCCGAGCGGAACAGGGCGTTCGGTGTGTTCGCCGCAGTCTCCGCGGGCGGCAGCGCGATCGGGCTGCTGGCGGGCGGAATCCTGGTCGAGTGGCTCGACTGGCGATGGGTCTTCTTCGTCAATGTGCCCATCGGCCTGCTGATCGCCCTTGCGACGCCCCGCTACATCCGGGAGTCCGAACGCCACCCGGGTCACTTCGACGTCCTCGGTGCGCTCACTTCCACCATCGGAATGGTGCTCCTCGTCTACGGCTTCATCCGCGCCTCGGAGGACGGCTGGAGCGACAGCCTGACCATCGGTTCGTTCCTCGCGGCTCTGGTGTTCCTGGGTCTGTTCCTTGCCGTCGAGAGCCGGTCGAAGCAGCCCATCACCCCCTTGAAGATGTTCCGCGACCGCAATCGCGCCGGCACCTACGGAATGATGCTGAGCCTGGCGGCGGCGATGTTCGGCATGTTCTTCTTCCTGACCCTCTTCGTGCAGAACATCCTGGACTTCAGTCCGCTGCAGGCGGGCCTCGCCTTCCTCCCCATCAGCGTGGTCATCGCCATCAGCGCGGGGATCGCTTCGCAACTGCTGCCCAGGTGGGGGCCGAAGCCCTTCATGGTGGTGGGTGCGATCCTGGCGGCTCTGGGACTCGGCTGGCTCACGTTCACCGACATCCACAGCAGCTACCTGGGGAGCATCCTGGGTCCGATGCTGGTCTTCGGCTTCGGCATGGGCATGCAGTTCGTGTCGCTGACGCTGATGGCCGTCTCCGGAGTGGCACCGCGAGAGGCCGGAGCAGCGTCCGGCGTCCTCAACGCCACCCAGCAGGTGGGCGGTTCCCTGGGGCTGTCCATTCTGGTCACGGTCTTCGGTACGGCCAGCCGCAACGAGGCCACCGACCAGGTGCCGAGCTTCCTGGCCGAGTCGACTCCCGCCCAGCAACTGGAGTTCCGCAGGACGGGAGAACTCCCCGCCCCTTGGGGCAACGAGGTGCTGGCTTCAGGAGTCTCCAGCGCGTTCGTCGTCGCCGCGATCATGGCCGTCGTCGCCGCACTGATCGCCCTGTTCGTCATTCAGGTACGCGCCTCCGACCTGGAACGCCTGCGCGGCGGAGCGATGATGCCGGGTGGCGAAGTGACTGGTGAGGAGGCACCCGGGGAGGACCGGCCGGACACTGACACTGCCGCGGGCGCTCCCGCGCCGGTACGGAATCGGGGCGGAGACGCGGACCGCGACCCGGGTGGCTGA
- a CDS encoding lytic polysaccharide monooxygenase auxiliary activity family 9 protein, whose translation MNCHDRVKLDTWVLRLGGVFVATLLCLLPWTGTANAHGSVIDPASRNYGCWLRWGSDFQNPAMAQEDPMCWQAWQADPNAMWNWNGLYRNGSGGNFPAAVPDGQLCSGGRTESGRYNSLDTVGAWKTTDIAGDFTVKLYDQASHGADYFKVYVTEQGFDPATQPLTWGDLQLVAETGSYGPSQNYEIPVSTSGLSGRHVVYTIWQASHMDQTYFLCSDVNFA comes from the coding sequence ATGAATTGTCATGATCGCGTCAAGTTAGACACCTGGGTGCTTCGCCTGGGCGGCGTGTTCGTCGCCACGCTGCTGTGCCTGCTCCCCTGGACCGGGACGGCGAACGCCCACGGTTCCGTGATCGACCCGGCTTCCCGCAACTACGGTTGCTGGCTTCGCTGGGGCAGTGACTTCCAGAACCCTGCCATGGCGCAGGAAGACCCCATGTGCTGGCAGGCGTGGCAGGCCGACCCGAACGCCATGTGGAACTGGAACGGGCTGTACCGCAACGGCTCGGGCGGCAACTTCCCGGCAGCGGTGCCCGACGGCCAGCTGTGCAGCGGCGGCCGGACCGAGAGCGGCCGCTACAACTCTCTGGACACGGTGGGTGCCTGGAAGACCACGGACATCGCCGGCGACTTCACCGTGAAGCTGTACGACCAGGCCAGCCACGGCGCCGACTACTTCAAGGTCTACGTCACCGAACAGGGCTTCGACCCCGCTACCCAGCCGCTGACCTGGGGCGACCTCCAGCTGGTCGCGGAGACCGGCAGCTACGGCCCCAGCCAGAACTACGAGATCCCGGTGAGCACCTCCGGCCTCAGCGGCCGGCACGTGGTCTACACGATCTGGCAGGCCTCGCACATGGACCAGACGTACTTCCTGTGCAGTGACGTGAACTTCGCCTGA
- a CDS encoding DUF6131 family protein translates to MIIIGAILLILGLVTGLGVLWTIGIILLVIGVALWLLGSLGHAVGGRNHYW, encoded by the coding sequence ATGATCATTATTGGAGCAATTCTCCTCATCCTCGGCCTGGTGACCGGGCTGGGCGTCCTGTGGACCATCGGCATCATCCTGCTGGTCATCGGGGTCGCTCTGTGGCTCCTGGGGTCCTTGGGTCATGCGGTCGGCGGCCGCAACCACTACTGGTGA
- a CDS encoding alcohol dehydrogenase catalytic domain-containing protein, whose product MKALTWQGKRDVRIETMPDPKIMDPTDIIVRITSTGICGSDLHLYEVLGPYLDAGDILGHEPMGIVEEVGPAVTAVSVGDRVVVPFNVSCGTCWMCEKGLHSQCETTQVRERGTGASLFGFSKLYGQIPGGQAELLRVPFGNTLPVKVPHGPPDDRFVYLSDVLPTAWQAVAYADVPPGGSLTVLGLGPIGDMATRIALHQGVEQVIGVDLVPERLARSRARGVIALDLREHDNVADEIRRLTHGRGTDAVIEAVGMEAHGAPFARGAQRITARLPDALGAKVMEHAGLDSMAAFHTAVDAVRRGGTVSVVGVYGGAIDPVPMMTLFDKQVQLRMGQANVRHWVDDILPLLEDSDPLGVDSFATHRLPLAEGPQAYRTFQEKKDGMVKTLLTV is encoded by the coding sequence ATGAAGGCACTCACCTGGCAAGGGAAGCGCGACGTACGCATCGAGACGATGCCTGATCCGAAGATCATGGATCCCACGGACATCATCGTGCGCATTACATCTACGGGCATCTGCGGGTCCGATCTGCATCTGTACGAGGTCCTCGGCCCCTATCTCGATGCCGGCGACATTCTTGGCCACGAACCGATGGGAATCGTCGAAGAGGTCGGCCCGGCGGTCACCGCGGTTTCGGTCGGCGACCGCGTCGTGGTCCCTTTCAACGTCTCGTGCGGTACGTGCTGGATGTGTGAAAAGGGCCTGCACTCGCAGTGCGAGACCACGCAGGTGCGGGAGCGCGGTACGGGGGCGTCACTCTTCGGGTTCTCAAAGCTGTACGGGCAGATACCGGGCGGCCAGGCGGAACTGCTCCGTGTCCCCTTCGGCAACACCTTGCCCGTCAAAGTGCCCCACGGCCCGCCGGACGACCGCTTCGTCTACCTGTCGGACGTGCTGCCGACCGCGTGGCAGGCGGTCGCGTACGCCGATGTGCCGCCGGGCGGAAGCCTGACGGTTCTCGGCCTCGGCCCGATCGGTGACATGGCTACGCGGATCGCCCTCCATCAGGGTGTGGAGCAAGTCATCGGCGTGGACCTGGTGCCGGAGCGGCTGGCCAGGTCGCGCGCACGTGGCGTCATCGCCCTGGACCTGAGGGAGCACGACAACGTGGCGGACGAGATCCGCCGCCTCACCCACGGACGCGGCACGGACGCCGTCATCGAGGCCGTCGGTATGGAGGCGCACGGAGCGCCCTTCGCCAGGGGAGCCCAACGGATCACGGCACGGTTGCCCGACGCACTGGGCGCCAAGGTCATGGAGCATGCCGGCCTCGACAGCATGGCCGCCTTCCACACGGCCGTCGACGCCGTGCGCCGCGGCGGGACCGTCTCCGTCGTCGGTGTCTACGGAGGTGCGATCGATCCCGTGCCGATGATGACCCTGTTCGACAAGCAGGTCCAGCTGCGCATGGGCCAGGCCAATGTGAGGCACTGGGTGGACGACATCCTCCCGCTGCTCGAGGATTCCGACCCCTTGGGCGTCGACAGTTTCGCCACACACCGGCTGCCCCTGGCGGAGGGGCCGCAGGCGTACCGCACCTTCCAGGAGAAGAAGGACGGGATGGTCAAGACGCTCTTGACCGTCTGA
- a CDS encoding gas vesicle protein K, protein MTASRVDVDSDQLGHDLVALVLTVVELLRQLMERQAIRRIDQGDLTDRQVDEIGTTLMLLDQRMTELCEQHGVRPEDLNLDLGPLGTLLPRS, encoded by the coding sequence GTGACCGCCTCCAGGGTCGACGTGGATTCGGACCAGCTCGGGCACGACCTCGTCGCTCTCGTTCTGACCGTGGTGGAACTGCTGAGGCAGTTGATGGAGCGCCAGGCCATTCGCCGCATCGATCAGGGGGACCTCACCGATCGGCAGGTCGACGAGATCGGGACCACGCTCATGCTGCTCGACCAGCGCATGACCGAATTGTGCGAGCAGCACGGCGTGCGGCCCGAGGACCTCAACCTCGACCTGGGGCCGCTGGGGACACTCCTGCCGCGTAGTTGA
- a CDS encoding gas vesicle protein → MVHDVVPWNNPEPLTGPIGVPLVDLLDRLLATGVVVSGDLVIAIADVPLVRLSLHALLSSVNERIPSPWADGGPL, encoded by the coding sequence ATGGTGCACGACGTCGTGCCCTGGAACAATCCCGAACCGCTGACCGGCCCCATCGGCGTACCGCTCGTCGACCTGCTGGACCGGTTGCTGGCAACCGGTGTGGTGGTCAGTGGAGACCTGGTGATCGCGATCGCCGACGTCCCGCTCGTACGGCTGTCGCTCCATGCCCTGCTGTCGTCCGTCAACGAGCGGATCCCGTCACCCTGGGCCGACGGAGGTCCGCTGTGA
- a CDS encoding GvpL/GvpF family gas vesicle protein — MTESGAGSSDGNAIYVFAVCGAPVQAAVAHLPGVAADAPVRTLPFGELTAVVQTVRAAEFSDESWQARLSDTVELERYARAHHHIVTAAAAACPTVPLPLATLYHDEERARLALTGEAGRFRAALARTADHSEWGVKVYAAERPAQDTERPAEDVDSTPRRAAVPADRARPAPGAGLAYLDRKRGMQARREQRQEEALRMAETVDAEFQKVAAAARRLRPHSPELAGDHRVQVLNATYLVAERRSGELETLTRTLQDSTGAQIELSGPWVPYSFVGEV, encoded by the coding sequence ATGACGGAGTCGGGAGCCGGATCTTCGGACGGCAACGCCATCTACGTATTCGCTGTTTGCGGGGCCCCGGTCCAGGCCGCGGTCGCGCATCTGCCGGGCGTCGCTGCGGACGCACCGGTACGCACCCTGCCGTTCGGAGAGCTGACGGCCGTCGTCCAGACCGTTCGCGCCGCCGAATTCTCCGACGAATCCTGGCAGGCACGCCTGTCCGACACGGTCGAGCTCGAACGCTACGCACGGGCGCATCACCACATCGTGACGGCCGCCGCAGCGGCCTGCCCCACCGTTCCATTGCCGCTGGCCACCCTCTACCACGACGAGGAGCGGGCCAGGCTGGCGCTCACCGGTGAGGCCGGGCGCTTCCGTGCCGCGCTCGCCCGAACCGCGGACCACTCGGAATGGGGGGTCAAGGTCTATGCGGCGGAACGCCCCGCGCAGGACACCGAACGCCCCGCGGAGGACGTGGACAGCACTCCGCGCCGTGCGGCCGTGCCCGCCGACCGGGCCCGTCCGGCTCCGGGAGCGGGCCTTGCCTATCTGGACCGCAAACGGGGAATGCAGGCCCGGCGCGAACAGCGACAGGAAGAGGCTCTCCGCATGGCGGAAACGGTGGACGCGGAATTCCAGAAGGTGGCGGCGGCTGCCCGCAGGCTGCGGCCGCACAGCCCCGAACTGGCCGGCGATCACCGGGTCCAGGTGCTCAACGCGACGTATCTGGTCGCGGAACGCCGGTCGGGCGAGTTGGAGACGCTGACGAGGACGCTCCAGGACAGCACCGGCGCGCAGATCGAGCTGTCGGGGCCCTGGGTTCCCTACTCCTTCGTCGGCGAGGTGTAG
- a CDS encoding gas vesicle protein, with the protein MTDADLMQGGYQVPGPQTTNLADILERVLDKGIVIAGDIKIDLLDIELLTIRLRLFVASVDTAKKAGIDWWETDPALSSHAARNALQDENRELRERLEALESKADELPAGHDAAARH; encoded by the coding sequence GTGACTGACGCGGACCTCATGCAGGGCGGTTACCAGGTTCCCGGACCTCAGACGACCAACCTCGCCGACATCCTCGAACGCGTTCTCGACAAGGGCATCGTCATCGCCGGCGACATCAAGATCGACCTGCTCGACATCGAGCTGCTCACCATCCGGCTCCGTCTGTTCGTGGCGTCCGTGGACACCGCGAAGAAGGCCGGCATCGACTGGTGGGAGACGGATCCGGCGCTGAGCTCGCACGCCGCCCGCAATGCGCTCCAGGACGAGAACCGCGAACTTCGCGAACGCCTGGAGGCACTCGAGTCGAAGGCGGACGAACTACCGGCGGGGCACGACGCAGCGGCCAGGCACTGA
- a CDS encoding SRPBCC family protein, giving the protein MARTDRDEPEAEESGMDRLRGEASNFLSAQVEKLTEKAGGKLTGLTGQLTDIAENGGSLPAIGSRVLKGESPVKAFVSEKAKGVKDNVVDKAKQAFGGGKSKRKSSGSKITSIIEVLDVGVSLRDAYDYWTQYDKFSSFAKGVRDVSTSDEVTSDWKVKVGPSSRSFKATVQEQVPDERIVWTSEGAKGTTRGAVSFHEIAPKLTRIVLVVEYYPSGFFEKTGNLWRAQGRRMRLDFKHFQRYVTLTEEEPEGWRGEIRDGEVVESHEDAVEREEAESEEEEPEEEAEDEEEGEEEDEEEGEEPEDEYDDEEDGEWEDEEEEPEEEEEEPEEEEEEEEEEEEEEPEEEAPAPKKHRNRRRSRD; this is encoded by the coding sequence ATGGCCAGGACGGACAGAGACGAACCGGAGGCCGAGGAGTCGGGCATGGACCGACTCCGCGGAGAAGCGTCGAACTTTCTCAGCGCGCAGGTGGAGAAACTTACGGAGAAGGCCGGCGGAAAACTGACCGGCCTCACAGGGCAGCTCACGGACATCGCGGAGAACGGGGGATCGCTTCCCGCGATCGGCTCCCGTGTCCTGAAGGGCGAATCGCCGGTGAAGGCGTTCGTTTCGGAGAAGGCCAAGGGCGTCAAGGACAACGTCGTGGACAAGGCGAAGCAAGCCTTCGGCGGAGGAAAGAGCAAGCGCAAATCCAGCGGCAGCAAGATCACGAGCATCATCGAGGTCCTCGATGTGGGTGTGTCCCTGCGGGACGCATATGACTACTGGACGCAGTACGACAAGTTCAGCAGCTTCGCCAAGGGCGTGCGCGACGTCTCGACGAGTGACGAGGTGACCAGCGACTGGAAGGTCAAGGTCGGTCCGTCGTCCCGCAGCTTCAAGGCGACCGTCCAGGAGCAGGTGCCCGACGAGCGGATCGTCTGGACCTCCGAGGGCGCGAAAGGCACTACCCGAGGCGCTGTCAGCTTCCACGAAATCGCTCCGAAGCTGACGCGGATCGTCCTGGTCGTGGAGTACTACCCCTCGGGGTTCTTCGAGAAGACAGGCAACCTGTGGCGCGCCCAGGGGCGCCGTATGAGGCTGGACTTCAAGCACTTCCAGCGGTACGTCACGCTCACCGAGGAAGAGCCCGAGGGCTGGCGCGGCGAGATCCGCGACGGCGAAGTCGTGGAGAGCCACGAAGACGCCGTGGAACGGGAGGAAGCCGAATCCGAGGAGGAAGAGCCCGAGGAGGAGGCCGAGGACGAGGAAGAGGGCGAAGAGGAGGACGAGGAAGAGGGCGAGGAGCCCGAGGACGAGTACGACGACGAGGAAGACGGTGAGTGGGAGGACGAGGAAGAGGAGCCCGAGGAGGAGGAAGAGGAGCCCGAGGAAGAAGAGGAAGAGGAAGAGGAAGAAGAAGAGGAGGAGCCCGAGGAGGAGGCCCCCGCGCCGAAGAAGCACCGAAACCGGAGGCGCAGCCGTGACTGA